A window of the Brassica oleracea var. oleracea cultivar TO1000 chromosome C1, BOL, whole genome shotgun sequence genome harbors these coding sequences:
- the LOC106329513 gene encoding glutathione S-transferase T3-like, which translates to MDSSNPYSQTSNFVDLLNSQQDTDLPETYLYASFSHGSSQLPSQTSSFCEVSTTERRERKKWTVTDDLVLISAWLNTSKDHVVGNEQKACAFWKRIAAYFAASPKVERGETREAIQCKQRWQKMNDLMCKFCGAYAAATRQKTSGQNEADTVKMAHEIFYNDHKIKFNLHHAWEERRNDQKWCEVASSKLDGSGKKRKYDDGAQSESSQATSNLGDQPTKRPPGVKAAKGASGKRSIADHQAVAQFQTMCSIKEKDLAVKEKDLVVKERVSKMFLLDSLISKKDSLSEAEEALKQKLLTEMLSN; encoded by the coding sequence ATGGATTCTAGTAATCCATATAGTCAGACATCCAATTTTGTTGATCTGTTGAACAGTCAACAAGATACTGACCTTCCTGAAACCTATCTGTATGCAAGTTTTTCACATGGATCATCACAACTCCCTAGTCAAACTTCAAGCTTTTGTGAAGTCTCAACTACAGAGCGTAGAGAAAGAAAGAAATGGACAGTCACAGATGATCTAGTGCTCATTAGCGCATGGCTAAACACGAGCAAGGACCATGTGGTAGGCAATGAGCAGAAAGCATGTGCTTTCTGGAAACGCATTGCAGCGTACTTTGCAGCAAGTCCAAAGGTGGAAAGAGGTGAAACCCGAGAGGCCATTCAGTGTAAGCAAAGGTGGCAGAAGATGAACGATCTTATGTGCAAGTTTTGTGGAGCTTATGCGGCTGCAACAAGGCAGAAAACAAGTGGCCAGAACGAGGCTGATACTGTTAAAATGGCACACGAAATCTTCTACAATGATCATAAGATTAAATTTAATCTTCACCATGCTTGGGAGGAGCGGAGGAATGACCAGAAATGGTGTGAAGTTGCTAGTTCCAAGCTTGATGGAAGCGGTAAGAAGAGAAAGTATGATGATGGAGCACAATCTGAAAGCTCTCAAGCAACTTCAAATCTCGGAGATCAACCAACGAAACGTCCTCCTGGTGTTAAGGCTGCGAAAGGAGCATCTGGTAAGAGAAGTATAGCGGATCACCAGGCTGTCGCTCAGTTTCAGACCATGTGTTCTATTAAGGAGAAAGATTTGGCGGTTAAGGAGAAAGATTTGGTCGTTAAAGAGAGAGTTTCGAAGATGTTTTTGCTTGACAGTCTCATTTCCAAAAAAGATTCACTTTCTGAAGCTGAAGAAGCTCTAAAGCAGAAGTTACTAACGGAGATGCTCAGTAATTAG